A portion of the Stigmatella aurantiaca DW4/3-1 genome contains these proteins:
- a CDS encoding prolipoprotein diacylglyceryl transferase: MLPILFRLSFESLWSQVLLYAAALALVGYIAFNGWRGATGAGTGPGPRAPATRGDRVQRAALFGGVGAVLAFYGLQYALPASAFPGGKGDGIPVHTYGVLLALGFLCAVSVAARLAQEEWRKPEWVDGRGFVDLEGPRRREQVLDLALWVLIGGLVGSRLLFILVNWKDYAGNWTSIFSLGGGLVFYGGLIGAAGAAYAFSRVHGLDFLRLADLAMPTVSLGQALGRLGCFSAGCCWGGTAGTHAPLAVRFPGGKVARDLFGHLTGNGSNAFHSQVKDARYVVEATGEVLHQAAPGAVRISEWAAQHGTTLPVHPTQLFESVGQTLLFVGLLALRRHRRFHGQIFAFWLMAYAVLRSTVELFRGDTERGTLHGLLSDNAPSLAHWVPLEAWYNVSTSQFISLCMFTFGATLLYQRSRRLSEAEGLGPTPSPA, from the coding sequence ATGCTCCCCATCCTCTTCCGCCTCTCCTTCGAGTCGCTCTGGTCTCAGGTGTTGCTGTACGCCGCGGCCCTGGCCCTGGTGGGCTACATCGCCTTCAATGGGTGGCGGGGCGCCACCGGGGCGGGGACGGGCCCCGGGCCGAGGGCCCCGGCCACGCGCGGGGACCGGGTGCAGCGCGCGGCCCTCTTCGGAGGGGTGGGCGCGGTCCTGGCGTTCTATGGCCTCCAGTACGCGCTGCCGGCGAGCGCCTTCCCGGGCGGCAAGGGGGATGGGATTCCCGTGCATACCTACGGGGTGCTGCTCGCCCTGGGTTTTCTCTGCGCGGTGAGCGTGGCGGCCCGGCTGGCCCAGGAGGAGTGGCGCAAGCCGGAGTGGGTGGATGGCCGGGGCTTCGTGGACCTCGAGGGCCCCCGCAGGCGCGAGCAGGTGTTGGACCTGGCCCTCTGGGTGCTCATCGGAGGGTTGGTGGGCAGCCGCCTGCTCTTCATCCTCGTCAACTGGAAGGACTACGCCGGCAACTGGACGAGCATCTTCTCCCTGGGCGGGGGCCTGGTCTTCTACGGCGGCCTCATCGGCGCGGCGGGGGCGGCCTACGCCTTCTCGCGCGTGCACGGCCTGGACTTCCTGCGGCTGGCGGACCTGGCCATGCCCACCGTCTCCCTGGGGCAGGCGCTGGGGCGGCTGGGCTGCTTCTCCGCGGGGTGCTGCTGGGGCGGCACCGCGGGCACCCACGCGCCCCTGGCCGTGCGCTTTCCGGGGGGCAAGGTGGCGCGGGACTTGTTCGGGCACCTGACCGGCAACGGCAGCAATGCCTTCCACTCCCAGGTGAAGGATGCGCGCTACGTCGTCGAGGCCACCGGCGAGGTGCTCCACCAGGCGGCCCCCGGCGCGGTGCGCATCTCCGAGTGGGCGGCCCAGCATGGCACCACCCTGCCGGTGCACCCCACGCAGCTCTTCGAGTCCGTGGGGCAGACGCTGCTCTTCGTGGGGCTGCTGGCCCTGCGCCGCCACCGCCGCTTCCATGGGCAGATTTTCGCCTTCTGGCTGATGGCCTACGCCGTCCTGCGCTCCACCGTGGAGCTGTTCCGCGGCGACACCGAGCGTGGCACCCTGCATGGGTTGCTGTCCGACAATGCGCCTTCCCTCGCACACTGGGTGCCATTGGAGGCTTGGTACAACGTGTCCACCAGCCAGTTCATCTCCCTGTGCATGTTCACCTTCGGCGCAACTCTTCTCTATCAACGCAGCAGGCGGCTGAGCGAGGCGGAGGGGCTTGGGCCCACGCCGAGCCCTGCCTGA
- a CDS encoding DUF6929 family protein, with translation MIRTTQRRTLLLEAPEEPGRAPHVAAASGLVAVGPWLYVVADDSLHLAVFPRHGAGLGRTVRLFPGELPPEPKARKAAKPDLEALCALEPFAGCPQGALLAVPSGSTAERHRGALLPLAADGTLSGEARPLDFTGLYGHLARQVGPLNIEGAAGVGGRLRLLQRGNGDLGVDALLDLDLERVLRALEAGQAPGADALRAVRRWELGRSGTVRLSFTDAAPLPDGRMVFTAAAEDSRDAYADGAVAGSAVGVMAPDGSPLFLNAVDAKVKLEGVSAWTEPGRIHLLLVADGDDPAAPAPLLEAVLENVPG, from the coding sequence ATGATCCGCACCACGCAGCGCCGGACGCTCCTCCTCGAGGCCCCGGAAGAACCCGGGCGCGCCCCGCATGTCGCCGCCGCCAGCGGGCTCGTGGCCGTGGGCCCCTGGCTCTACGTCGTCGCCGATGACTCGCTGCACCTGGCCGTCTTCCCCCGGCACGGCGCGGGCCTGGGGCGCACCGTGCGCCTCTTCCCCGGGGAGCTGCCCCCGGAGCCGAAGGCACGCAAGGCCGCCAAGCCGGACCTGGAGGCCCTCTGTGCCCTGGAGCCCTTTGCCGGTTGCCCCCAGGGCGCCCTGCTGGCGGTGCCCTCGGGCTCCACGGCTGAGCGCCACCGGGGCGCGCTCCTCCCGCTGGCGGCCGACGGCACCCTCTCCGGCGAGGCGCGCCCCCTGGACTTCACCGGCCTGTATGGGCACCTGGCCCGGCAGGTGGGCCCGCTCAACATCGAGGGCGCCGCGGGGGTGGGCGGGCGGCTGCGGCTGCTCCAGCGGGGCAATGGGGACCTGGGCGTGGATGCCCTGCTGGACCTGGACCTGGAGCGTGTCCTGCGCGCGCTGGAGGCAGGCCAGGCGCCGGGAGCCGATGCGCTGAGGGCCGTGCGGCGCTGGGAGCTGGGGCGCTCGGGCACGGTGCGCCTGTCCTTCACGGATGCCGCCCCGCTGCCGGATGGGCGCATGGTGTTCACCGCCGCCGCCGAGGACTCGCGCGACGCCTACGCGGATGGCGCCGTGGCCGGCTCGGCGGTGGGGGTGATGGCCCCGGATGGCTCGCCGCTGTTTCTCAACGCGGTGGACGCGAAGGTGAAGCTGGAGGGCGTCAGCGCCTGGACGGAGCCGGGGCGGATCCACCTGCTGCTGGTGGCGGATGGGGATGACCCGGCGGCTCCCGCCCCCTTGCTGGAGGCGGTGCTGGAGAACGTGCCCGGCTGA
- a CDS encoding serine/threonine protein kinase yields MPSPSETDAPQGLIRFGPYTLARRIGAGGMGEVYLAREEAPRRACVVKKVLPKLVENKQFLGRFRDEARVVVHLRHPNIARVYAMGEVEGQFYLAMEYVQGKTLSRLAHRVRQHGQAMSLGLILHLGQRLCEGLAYAHEARDGQGQPLHLVHRDLSPANICLSYDGELKIIDFGASQSTLKEQQTAPRVVIGNLTYMSPEQARKKFVDRRADVYAAAVVLWELFAWHPLPQRGDPLERWRRAAYPKWEPASRHRVEVPPAVDALLAKALSVDPGQRFPDAAAFGAELGRLKAKMAPHVGDADVARLMREAFAEEKVAEDAVLAELLGQDPSRALTEQAMPAMLAPPTALAFEHSGLDAPEDYIPGEEPSHVGAASKFVPQGRRETREARLSFGVDVEEEPGGGLVEARKLPLVRAIEGDGAGDGVPDTLELEASPPRKRLALMAAGLFLGACAAGFGVVWLLSRG; encoded by the coding sequence TTGCCTAGTCCTTCCGAGACGGACGCCCCGCAGGGGCTCATTCGCTTCGGTCCCTATACCCTGGCCCGGCGGATTGGCGCGGGGGGGATGGGGGAGGTGTACCTGGCGCGGGAGGAGGCCCCCCGCCGCGCGTGCGTGGTGAAGAAGGTGCTGCCGAAGCTGGTGGAGAACAAGCAGTTCCTCGGCCGGTTCCGGGACGAGGCGCGGGTGGTGGTGCACCTGCGGCACCCGAACATCGCGCGGGTGTACGCGATGGGCGAGGTGGAGGGGCAGTTCTACCTGGCGATGGAGTATGTGCAGGGCAAGACGCTCAGCCGCCTGGCCCACCGGGTGCGCCAGCACGGCCAGGCGATGTCCCTGGGGCTCATCCTGCACCTGGGGCAGCGGCTGTGCGAGGGATTGGCGTATGCGCACGAGGCGCGGGATGGGCAGGGCCAGCCGCTGCACCTGGTGCACCGGGACCTGTCCCCGGCGAACATCTGCCTGTCCTATGACGGCGAGCTGAAGATCATCGACTTCGGCGCCTCGCAGTCCACGCTGAAGGAGCAGCAGACGGCGCCCCGGGTGGTCATCGGCAACCTGACGTACATGTCCCCGGAGCAGGCGCGGAAGAAGTTCGTGGACCGGCGGGCGGATGTGTACGCGGCGGCGGTGGTGCTGTGGGAGCTGTTCGCGTGGCACCCGCTGCCGCAGCGGGGAGATCCGCTGGAGCGTTGGCGCCGGGCGGCCTACCCGAAGTGGGAGCCCGCGAGCCGCCACCGCGTCGAGGTGCCTCCGGCCGTGGATGCGCTGTTGGCGAAGGCGCTGTCGGTGGATCCGGGGCAGCGCTTTCCGGACGCGGCGGCCTTCGGGGCGGAGCTGGGAAGGCTCAAGGCGAAGATGGCGCCCCACGTGGGAGACGCGGACGTGGCGCGGCTGATGCGCGAGGCCTTCGCCGAGGAGAAGGTGGCGGAGGACGCGGTGCTGGCGGAGCTGCTGGGGCAAGACCCCTCGCGGGCGCTCACGGAGCAGGCGATGCCGGCCATGTTGGCGCCGCCGACGGCGCTGGCCTTCGAGCACAGCGGCCTGGATGCGCCCGAGGACTACATTCCCGGGGAGGAGCCGTCGCACGTGGGGGCGGCGTCCAAGTTCGTGCCGCAGGGGCGGCGGGAGACGCGCGAGGCGCGGCTCAGCTTCGGCGTGGATGTGGAAGAAGAGCCCGGGGGAGGGTTGGTGGAGGCGCGCAAGCTGCCGCTGGTGCGCGCCATCGAGGGCGACGGGGCGGGAGACGGCGTGCCGGACACACTGGAACTGGAGGCCTCCCCGCCCCGGAAGCGGCTGGCGCTGATGGCCGCGGGCCTCTTTCTGGGCGCGTGCGCGGCGGGCTTCGGCGTGGTGTGGCTGCTGTCACGGGGCTGA
- the hemL gene encoding glutamate-1-semialdehyde 2,1-aminomutase — protein MNHSHSKALFARAQERIPGGVNSPVRAFRGVGGDPVFFREATGAWMTDVDGNRYVDLVGSWGPLILGHAYPPIVEAIIDAARRGTTYGAPAPAEVELAEFLCATVPSVEKVRLVSSGTEATVAAIRLARGFTGRDFILKFEGCFHGAGDPFLVKAGSGVETLGLPDSPGVPAALAKLTLTVPYNDLGAVERLFAEKGQEIACAIIEPVVGNMGVLVPKPGYLQGLQELCRKHGVLFVLDEVMTGFRLARGGAQEVYGLKPDLSTFAKVVGGGMPLGAYGGRRDIMAKIAPEGPVYQSGTLSGNPVAVAAGLACLKALAAPGTYARLEQLGAMLEEGLLAEAKAAGVPVTLNRVGSMLTVFFCDTPVYDYVSAKKADTARFGRFFHAMLNEGVYLPPSQFEAAFVSLALGEAEVAHILAAARKAFRSLA, from the coding sequence ATGAACCACTCCCACAGCAAGGCCCTCTTCGCCCGAGCCCAGGAGCGCATCCCGGGGGGCGTGAACTCACCCGTGCGCGCCTTTCGGGGCGTGGGGGGGGACCCCGTCTTCTTCCGCGAGGCCACGGGCGCGTGGATGACGGATGTGGACGGCAACCGCTACGTGGACCTGGTGGGAAGCTGGGGGCCGCTCATCCTCGGCCATGCCTACCCGCCCATCGTCGAGGCCATCATCGACGCGGCCCGCCGGGGCACCACCTACGGGGCGCCCGCGCCGGCGGAGGTGGAGCTGGCGGAGTTCTTGTGCGCCACCGTGCCGAGCGTGGAGAAAGTGCGCCTGGTCTCCAGCGGCACCGAGGCCACGGTGGCGGCCATCCGGCTGGCGCGCGGCTTCACCGGCCGGGACTTCATTCTCAAGTTCGAGGGCTGCTTCCACGGCGCGGGAGACCCGTTCCTGGTGAAGGCGGGCAGCGGCGTGGAGACGCTGGGGCTGCCGGACTCGCCGGGCGTGCCGGCGGCGCTGGCGAAGCTCACGCTCACCGTTCCTTATAATGACCTGGGGGCGGTGGAGCGCCTGTTCGCGGAGAAGGGCCAGGAGATCGCCTGCGCCATCATCGAGCCGGTGGTGGGCAACATGGGCGTGCTGGTGCCCAAGCCGGGGTACCTCCAGGGGCTCCAGGAGCTGTGCCGCAAGCACGGCGTGCTCTTCGTGCTGGATGAAGTGATGACGGGCTTCCGGCTGGCGCGCGGCGGGGCGCAGGAGGTGTACGGGCTGAAGCCGGACCTGAGCACCTTCGCCAAGGTGGTGGGCGGAGGCATGCCGCTGGGGGCCTACGGGGGCCGGCGCGACATCATGGCGAAGATCGCCCCCGAGGGGCCGGTGTACCAGTCGGGCACGCTGTCGGGGAACCCGGTGGCGGTGGCGGCGGGGCTGGCGTGCCTCAAGGCGCTGGCGGCGCCGGGCACCTACGCGCGGCTGGAGCAGCTGGGCGCGATGCTGGAGGAGGGCCTGCTGGCGGAGGCGAAGGCGGCGGGCGTGCCGGTGACGCTCAACCGCGTGGGCAGCATGCTGACGGTCTTCTTCTGCGACACGCCGGTGTACGACTACGTCAGCGCGAAGAAGGCGGACACGGCGCGCTTCGGCCGCTTCTTCCACGCCATGCTGAACGAGGGGGTCTACCTGCCGCCGAGCCAGTTCGAGGCGGCGTTCGTCTCGCTGGCCCTGGGCGAGGCGGAGGTGGCGCACATCCTCGCGGCGGCGCGAAAGGCCTTCCGCTCGCTTGCCTAG
- a CDS encoding MXAN_5187 C-terminal domain-containing protein, whose translation MPPEPGKSTSSAKSAPAKSLGDDKAGQKKSNSEMALQETSALEEELAALRATYEQYFLGNERFPPLRDHEDFKKRLLKLKGSNVRNTAAKFRLNSLQNKFLTYERLWTRTLQEIEAGTYKRDLLKAKRRAQKANAGERRQEAHDLTEEISDADLEDVSDIIPNEPLPTKVAKPAFVPQPVEPTAGAVSFRGTPAGASVPSVPTMAPLTPAVAPVIPAVAPVAGTPFRASPPVASGGTPAIPAVAPVAGTPFRGTPAIAPVAAVPSVPAVVPSVAPVRGPVTPDPVASPARGAAPATGAPARGAAPGPAGGTPARGTPGGTPVRGVPSFGASSPGGGGIAAALEGLTDEPLTSAPAARAPSAAARPGAPAGARPGAPGAARPAGTAAPAASRPAPAAGGGGLSDDKLRAVYDAYVTAKKRNQEDTSKMSFESVAANLRKQVPDLLKQHNAKNVEFKVVIKDGKATLKAVPK comes from the coding sequence ATGCCACCGGAGCCCGGAAAGTCCACGTCCAGTGCCAAGTCTGCCCCCGCCAAGAGCCTGGGGGACGACAAGGCTGGACAGAAGAAGTCCAACAGCGAGATGGCCCTCCAGGAGACCTCGGCGCTCGAGGAGGAGCTGGCGGCCCTGAGGGCCACCTACGAGCAATACTTTCTCGGCAACGAGCGCTTTCCGCCCCTCCGGGACCATGAGGACTTCAAGAAGCGGCTGCTGAAGCTCAAGGGCAGCAATGTGCGCAACACCGCCGCGAAGTTCCGGCTCAACTCGCTCCAGAACAAGTTCCTCACCTACGAGCGGTTGTGGACGCGCACCCTCCAGGAAATCGAGGCGGGCACCTACAAGCGCGACCTCCTCAAGGCCAAGCGCCGCGCCCAGAAGGCCAACGCGGGCGAGCGCCGCCAGGAGGCGCATGACCTGACGGAGGAGATCTCCGACGCGGACCTCGAGGACGTGTCGGACATCATCCCCAACGAGCCCCTGCCAACGAAGGTGGCCAAGCCCGCCTTCGTTCCCCAGCCGGTGGAGCCCACCGCCGGGGCGGTCTCGTTCCGGGGCACCCCCGCGGGGGCCTCCGTGCCGTCGGTGCCCACCATGGCGCCCCTCACCCCGGCGGTGGCGCCGGTGATTCCGGCGGTCGCGCCCGTGGCGGGCACGCCGTTCCGCGCCTCGCCCCCGGTGGCCTCCGGGGGCACCCCCGCGATTCCGGCGGTCGCGCCCGTGGCGGGCACGCCGTTCCGGGGGACGCCGGCGATTGCCCCCGTGGCCGCCGTGCCCTCCGTGCCCGCGGTGGTGCCCTCCGTGGCGCCCGTGCGGGGGCCTGTCACCCCGGATCCGGTGGCATCTCCCGCCCGGGGCGCGGCCCCTGCCACGGGAGCCCCCGCCCGGGGGGCCGCGCCGGGCCCCGCGGGGGGAACGCCCGCCCGGGGGACTCCCGGTGGGACGCCCGTGCGAGGGGTTCCCTCCTTTGGCGCCTCGTCTCCAGGGGGCGGGGGCATCGCCGCCGCGCTCGAGGGGCTCACCGATGAGCCGTTGACCTCCGCCCCGGCGGCCCGCGCTCCCTCGGCCGCGGCCCGTCCAGGCGCTCCCGCGGGGGCCCGTCCAGGTGCCCCTGGGGCGGCGCGGCCCGCGGGGACCGCCGCTCCCGCCGCCTCCCGGCCCGCCCCGGCGGCAGGGGGCGGAGGGCTCTCGGATGACAAGCTCCGGGCTGTCTACGACGCCTACGTCACCGCCAAGAAGCGCAACCAGGAGGACACCTCCAAGATGAGCTTCGAGTCGGTGGCCGCCAACCTGCGCAAGCAGGTGCCGGACTTGCTCAAGCAGCACAACGCCAAGAACGTGGAGTTCAAGGTCGTCATCAAGGACGGCAAGGCCACGCTCAAGGCCGTGCCGAAGTAG
- a CDS encoding ParA family protein, protein MAKSIVRFDDSLPILTEVVASELGHETLAAGTILRDTMGRLAFFSATALPEETVTHLSIRLQEALGAYARTDRIVASASDYGTAPVLTDPLTLRITIGPHSVRLLDRRLVGADWLRAPAPPAPPPPRFVFSSLKGGVGRSTALTVAAAHLAGRGGRVLAIDLDMEAPGLGSVLLNSDTLPEYGIIDALVENGLTPLDESFYADLIGPSALGGQRGRIDVIPAFGRRSMKHPADVLAKIARAYAEESQPDGSVATILDQVRAIVNHFATPARYDAILVDARAGLHETTASSVLGLGAEVLLFGLDEPQTFQGYAALLAHLARFVPANGPPPEWLERLTMVQGKAPLDPEERAGFEQRCSTLFAEIGLGPRPSRATREAPFPAGPFHDVPWDEDVPDEEVLPEEWGPRNPLAVLDDARFQRFNPHLRRDLLSEAVYQTAYGALLNRIENAVFAKPPSNP, encoded by the coding sequence ATGGCCAAGTCAATCGTGCGGTTCGATGACAGCCTGCCGATTCTTACCGAAGTGGTTGCTAGCGAGTTGGGCCACGAGACATTGGCTGCTGGTACAATCTTGAGAGACACGATGGGCCGATTGGCCTTCTTCTCAGCTACGGCACTTCCCGAGGAGACCGTTACTCATCTCTCCATACGCCTTCAGGAAGCGCTTGGCGCTTACGCACGAACGGACCGCATCGTTGCTAGCGCCAGTGACTACGGCACAGCACCCGTGCTCACAGATCCTTTGACGCTGCGGATCACCATTGGACCACACAGTGTCCGGTTGCTGGATAGAAGGCTTGTGGGGGCCGACTGGTTGCGTGCGCCCGCCCCGCCCGCCCCTCCCCCCCCTCGTTTCGTTTTCTCCAGCCTCAAGGGCGGCGTCGGACGGTCTACGGCGCTGACCGTCGCTGCAGCCCACCTAGCGGGGCGCGGCGGGCGCGTGCTTGCAATCGACCTAGACATGGAAGCCCCTGGCCTCGGCTCGGTTCTTCTTAACTCCGATACTCTGCCCGAGTACGGCATCATTGATGCGCTGGTCGAAAACGGGCTCACCCCACTAGACGAAAGCTTCTACGCGGATCTGATCGGTCCATCAGCGCTCGGAGGTCAACGCGGACGCATCGACGTCATTCCGGCTTTCGGGCGCCGCTCCATGAAGCATCCTGCCGACGTGCTAGCCAAGATCGCGAGAGCCTATGCCGAGGAATCACAACCTGACGGTTCGGTAGCCACGATTCTCGACCAGGTGCGCGCTATCGTGAATCATTTCGCGACACCGGCACGCTATGATGCCATCTTGGTAGATGCACGTGCCGGATTGCACGAAACCACAGCCTCTTCTGTCCTAGGGTTGGGTGCCGAGGTTCTGTTGTTCGGCCTAGACGAGCCGCAAACATTTCAGGGTTATGCTGCGCTATTGGCACACCTCGCACGATTCGTTCCAGCCAATGGACCACCACCGGAATGGCTTGAACGCCTGACAATGGTCCAAGGCAAAGCACCCTTGGATCCCGAAGAGCGCGCTGGCTTCGAGCAGCGGTGCAGCACGCTCTTTGCCGAGATTGGCTTAGGTCCACGGCCGTCCAGAGCTACCAGAGAGGCTCCTTTCCCGGCGGGCCCATTTCATGACGTCCCCTGGGATGAAGACGTGCCCGACGAGGAAGTCCTGCCCGAAGAATGGGGCCCTCGCAATCCCCTCGCTGTGCTTGATGATGCACGCTTCCAGCGATTCAACCCACACCTGCGGCGCGACCTCCTATCCGAAGCCGTGTATCAAACCGCCTACGGTGCGCTCCTCAACCGGATCGAAAACGCCGTCTTCGCCAAGCCTCCATCGAACCCGTGA
- a CDS encoding tetratricopeptide repeat protein: MRRLVLACALLAALAGCRDTPADHLQRARDAVFEKRPDEALVEYRKAVDLLRRDDTPQSLVLRARALKGAADVYWLEQRKVKEAVSVYKELLVQCPESPEALEARIILAELLRVHYNDLRGAIDQLTAALQRNPPQGAELHYQVAKLYFELADYAQCELEATRLAERFATSAYVDDALFLRAQAIQMMEGRRQEASRAYADLRTRFPDSELAAHATVEMGRLRAEAGENEKAIELWVQALKSHPDPALVQDYISRARRRIADTTPGSIGERAKAFDHAQAPPPSARAPRTSVEAAGGTAEEASRDHGD; the protein is encoded by the coding sequence TTGAGGAGGCTCGTCCTGGCATGCGCGCTGCTCGCGGCGCTCGCGGGCTGCCGGGACACCCCCGCGGATCACCTCCAGCGGGCGCGGGATGCCGTCTTCGAGAAGCGTCCGGACGAGGCGCTCGTCGAGTACCGCAAGGCCGTCGACCTGCTCCGCCGGGACGACACCCCGCAGTCCCTGGTGCTGCGTGCCCGGGCGCTCAAGGGCGCCGCGGACGTCTACTGGCTCGAGCAGCGCAAGGTGAAGGAGGCGGTCAGCGTCTACAAGGAGCTGCTCGTGCAGTGCCCCGAGTCGCCCGAGGCGCTCGAGGCGCGGATCATCCTCGCGGAGCTGCTGCGGGTGCACTACAACGACCTGCGCGGCGCCATCGACCAGCTCACCGCGGCCCTCCAGCGCAACCCGCCCCAGGGCGCCGAGCTGCACTACCAGGTGGCCAAGCTCTACTTCGAGCTGGCGGACTACGCGCAGTGTGAGCTGGAGGCGACGCGGCTCGCCGAGCGCTTCGCCACCAGCGCCTACGTGGACGATGCCCTGTTTCTCCGGGCCCAGGCCATTCAGATGATGGAGGGCCGCCGCCAGGAGGCCTCGCGGGCGTACGCGGACCTGCGCACCCGCTTCCCGGACTCGGAGCTGGCCGCGCACGCCACGGTGGAGATGGGCCGGCTGCGCGCCGAGGCCGGCGAGAACGAGAAGGCCATCGAGCTGTGGGTGCAGGCCCTCAAGTCCCACCCGGACCCCGCGCTGGTGCAGGACTACATCTCCCGGGCGCGCCGCCGCATCGCCGATACCACGCCAGGGAGCATCGGGGAGCGCGCCAAGGCCTTCGACCATGCGCAGGCGCCGCCCCCTTCGGCCCGCGCCCCGCGCACCTCGGTGGAGGCCGCGGGCGGCACCGCCGAGGAAGCCTCGCGCGACCACGGGGACTGA
- a CDS encoding ISL3 family transposase, with amino-acid sequence MTSLYSIPGCHVERVARRGSAQARLTVRSESVGAQCPSCKSRSTAPHSTYVRHPTDLPCAGRPVQLELRVRRFYCRNPECSRRTFTEPVSRLLAARARRTRRLATAQCAVGMTAGAEAGARLLKPLAMPASPDTLLRLMHRAPRPAEKKPRVLGVDDWALRKGRTYGSILVDLEAHRVVDVLPDRSAPTVSQWLQRHRGVQVITRDRSSEYARAAQAGAPKAQQVADRWHLLLNGRQMVERWLTGAHARLRALPCVPKSSASPRPRRSSFPRTRSEVSAGEESRTRRLATYQEVRRRHLAGEPLLTIRRALKLARETVRKYALAEAFPERAVRRPGPSLLDPYLEHLARRQAEGCENALLLWRELRAKGYPGSSRQVHRWLQTRRAAPARSTPRARRDNRSTPTEACANSLPSPRQLAWLCVQPLSALSPTDKALLVRIEQDEEAAHVIALARRFTQLVRERGITHAAKPNPSCKAFEAWLREACTCGVRAVETFAAGLEQEGEAIRAALTTPWSNAQVEGQVTRLKFLKRQMYGRASFDLLRRRVLLAV; translated from the coding sequence ATGACATCGTTGTATTCGATACCGGGCTGCCACGTGGAGCGAGTGGCGCGCAGGGGCTCCGCCCAAGCCCGCCTGACAGTGCGTTCCGAGTCCGTGGGCGCGCAGTGCCCCTCCTGCAAGAGTCGCAGCACCGCGCCCCACAGCACCTACGTCCGGCACCCCACCGACCTGCCATGCGCAGGGCGCCCAGTTCAGCTTGAGCTGCGGGTGCGCCGCTTCTACTGCCGCAATCCAGAGTGCTCTCGGCGCACCTTTACCGAGCCAGTGTCCCGCCTTTTGGCGGCTCGGGCTCGGCGGACACGACGGCTGGCCACAGCCCAGTGTGCGGTGGGCATGACAGCCGGGGCCGAAGCGGGGGCCAGGCTTCTCAAGCCCCTGGCGATGCCTGCCAGCCCCGATACGCTCCTGCGGCTGATGCACCGTGCGCCGCGGCCTGCTGAGAAGAAACCGCGAGTGTTGGGAGTGGATGATTGGGCCCTGCGCAAAGGGCGAACCTACGGTTCCATCCTCGTCGACTTGGAAGCCCATCGCGTGGTCGACGTGCTGCCTGACCGTTCGGCACCCACAGTGAGTCAGTGGCTCCAGCGGCATCGCGGAGTCCAAGTCATCACCCGGGACCGCTCCAGCGAGTATGCACGGGCAGCCCAAGCGGGCGCCCCCAAAGCCCAGCAGGTCGCAGACCGCTGGCACCTGCTGCTCAATGGAAGGCAAATGGTGGAGCGCTGGCTCACAGGTGCGCACGCGCGCCTGCGGGCGCTGCCCTGCGTGCCGAAGTCGTCCGCTTCACCGAGGCCCCGTCGTTCCAGCTTCCCAAGGACGCGCAGCGAGGTGAGCGCGGGTGAAGAGAGCCGGACACGCCGCCTGGCCACGTACCAAGAGGTGCGCCGCCGCCACTTGGCCGGGGAGCCGTTGCTGACCATCCGCCGTGCCCTGAAGCTGGCTCGGGAGACGGTGCGCAAGTATGCCCTCGCGGAGGCTTTTCCTGAGCGTGCCGTTCGACGCCCGGGGCCGAGTCTCCTCGACCCGTACCTGGAGCACCTCGCGCGGCGGCAGGCGGAGGGCTGTGAGAACGCGCTCCTTCTTTGGCGAGAGCTTCGCGCCAAGGGCTATCCTGGCTCCTCGCGTCAAGTTCACCGCTGGCTCCAGACACGGCGGGCTGCTCCGGCACGCTCGACGCCACGTGCCCGCCGCGACAATCGGTCCACGCCGACAGAAGCCTGCGCTAACTCTCTCCCCTCGCCGAGGCAGCTGGCATGGCTGTGCGTGCAGCCGCTCTCAGCGCTCAGTCCCACCGACAAGGCCCTGCTGGTCCGCATCGAGCAGGATGAGGAAGCCGCCCATGTCATCGCGCTGGCGCGTCGATTCACTCAATTGGTGCGTGAAAGGGGCATCACCCACGCCGCCAAGCCGAATCCTTCTTGCAAAGCCTTTGAGGCGTGGCTCCGAGAGGCATGCACCTGCGGGGTGCGCGCGGTGGAGACATTCGCCGCAGGACTTGAACAGGAGGGGGAGGCGATCCGCGCCGCACTGACCACGCCGTGGAGCAATGCCCAGGTGGAAGGACAGGTCACGAGGCTCAAGTTCCTCAAGCGTCAGATGTACGGACGAGCCAGCTTCGATTTGCTGCGGCGGCGCGTGCTTCTCGCTGTGTAA
- a CDS encoding KdsC family phosphatase: protein MNQDLESLKARVRHLSVMIFDIDGTLTDGRIFWVPNSGWTQMYSVRDGMGIKRLQEVGIEVAAISGGDSLSAQMRMQSLGLRHVHFGSQDKVAHFEKLLELLKVSADRCGYMGDEVVDLPLLKAVGFSAAPPEAPDEVRAQVHYVAQKAAGFGAAREVCEFILRHRQAP from the coding sequence ATGAACCAGGACCTCGAGTCGCTCAAGGCCCGGGTACGGCACCTGTCGGTGATGATCTTCGACATCGACGGGACGCTCACCGACGGGCGCATCTTCTGGGTGCCCAACTCCGGCTGGACGCAGATGTACAGCGTGCGCGACGGCATGGGCATCAAGCGGCTGCAAGAGGTGGGCATCGAGGTGGCGGCCATCTCCGGGGGCGACAGCCTCTCGGCGCAGATGCGCATGCAGTCCCTGGGGTTGCGGCACGTGCACTTCGGCAGCCAGGACAAGGTGGCGCACTTCGAGAAGCTGCTGGAGTTGCTGAAGGTGTCCGCGGACCGCTGTGGCTACATGGGGGACGAGGTGGTGGACCTGCCGCTGCTGAAGGCGGTGGGCTTCTCCGCCGCGCCGCCGGAGGCCCCGGACGAGGTGCGCGCCCAGGTGCACTATGTGGCCCAGAAGGCCGCCGGGTTCGGCGCGGCGCGCGAGGTGTGCGAGTTCATCCTCCGCCACCGGCAGGCCCCTTGA